The following are encoded together in the Pseudomonas xantholysinigenes genome:
- a CDS encoding AprI/Inh family metalloprotease inhibitor, whose amino-acid sequence MKANLRTIALGAVTLMAMTEVGMASSLLLPNPAQLAGDWTLYPDAQQTPVCNLHLGASEGEIEGDLDCARDLLGLRPGSWLVTPDTLALVGGDGSSVVHFSRDGGHYAWTRPDGTQLVLQRQAK is encoded by the coding sequence ATGAAAGCGAATTTGCGAACGATCGCGCTCGGCGCGGTCACCCTGATGGCGATGACCGAGGTAGGTATGGCGAGCAGCCTGTTACTCCCCAATCCGGCGCAACTGGCCGGTGATTGGACGCTTTATCCCGACGCGCAGCAGACGCCGGTGTGCAACCTGCACCTGGGCGCCAGCGAAGGCGAGATCGAAGGTGACCTGGACTGTGCCCGCGACCTGCTGGGCCTGCGCCCCGGCAGCTGGCTGGTAACGCCCGATACCCTGGCCCTGGTGGGGGGCGACGGCAGCAGCGTGGTGCACTTCAGTCGTGACGGCGGGCACTATGCCTGGACCCGTCCGGACGGTACGCAACTGGTGCTCCAGCGCCAGGCCAAATAA
- a CDS encoding serralysin family metalloprotease, protein MSKVKENAIASAVSALQPKGPSSSFGLIDSFAHQYDRGGANINGKKSFTADQAADHILRDGAYWKDLNKDGTISLSYTFLTKAPSDFTARKLGTFSQFSDLQKEQAKLAMQSWSDVAKVTFTEAASGGDGHMTFGNFSASNGGAAFAYLPFDTPGSHKGESWYLINSGYQVNITPGTGNYGRQTLTHEIGHVLGLSHPGDYNAGEGNPTYRDADYAQDTRGYSVMSYWSESNNGQNFIKGGGQYYASAPLMDDILAIQKLYGANYATRAGDTTYGFNSTADRDFYSATSASSKLVFSVWDGGGNDTFDFSGFTQNQKINLNEASFSDVGGMVGNVSIAKGVTIENAIGGSGNDLLIGNALANVLKGGAGNDIIYGGGGADQLWGGTGSDTFVYAAISDSTKAAPDRIMDFTSGVDKIDLSAISAFAVNKLPLQFVNAFTGHAGEALLTYDQATNLGSLSIDFTGNSSADFLVTTVGQAAVTDIVV, encoded by the coding sequence ATGTCGAAAGTCAAAGAAAACGCTATTGCTTCTGCCGTCTCCGCACTGCAACCGAAGGGGCCTAGTTCGTCCTTCGGCCTGATCGATAGCTTTGCCCACCAGTACGATCGCGGCGGCGCCAATATCAATGGCAAGAAGTCCTTCACGGCCGACCAGGCCGCCGATCACATCCTGCGTGACGGCGCCTACTGGAAAGACCTGAACAAGGACGGCACCATCAGCCTCAGCTACACCTTCCTGACCAAGGCTCCGAGCGATTTCACCGCGCGCAAGCTCGGTACCTTCAGCCAGTTCAGCGACCTGCAGAAAGAGCAGGCCAAGCTCGCCATGCAGTCCTGGTCGGACGTGGCCAAGGTCACCTTCACCGAGGCCGCCTCGGGCGGTGACGGTCACATGACCTTCGGCAACTTCAGCGCCAGCAATGGCGGCGCGGCGTTCGCCTACCTGCCGTTCGATACCCCGGGTTCGCACAAGGGCGAGTCCTGGTACCTGATCAACAGCGGCTACCAGGTCAACATCACCCCAGGCACCGGCAACTACGGCCGCCAGACCCTGACCCACGAGATCGGCCACGTGCTCGGCCTGTCCCACCCCGGCGACTACAACGCCGGCGAGGGCAACCCGACCTACCGTGACGCCGACTACGCCCAGGACACCCGCGGCTACAGCGTCATGAGCTACTGGAGCGAAAGCAACAACGGCCAGAACTTCATCAAGGGCGGCGGTCAGTACTACGCCTCGGCCCCGCTGATGGACGACATCCTGGCGATCCAGAAGCTCTACGGCGCCAACTACGCCACCCGTGCCGGCGACACCACCTACGGCTTCAACTCCACCGCTGATCGCGACTTCTACTCGGCCACCTCGGCCTCGTCGAAGCTGGTGTTCTCGGTGTGGGACGGTGGCGGCAACGACACCTTCGACTTCTCCGGGTTCACCCAGAACCAGAAGATCAACCTCAACGAGGCGTCGTTCTCCGACGTTGGCGGCATGGTCGGCAACGTGTCCATCGCCAAGGGCGTGACCATCGAGAACGCCATTGGCGGTTCGGGCAACGACCTGCTGATCGGCAACGCGCTGGCCAACGTGCTCAAGGGTGGTGCCGGCAACGACATCATCTACGGCGGCGGCGGTGCCGACCAGCTGTGGGGCGGCACTGGCTCGGACACCTTTGTGTACGCGGCCATCAGCGACTCGACCAAGGCGGCGCCGGATCGGATCATGGACTTCACCTCGGGTGTGGACAAGATCGACCTGTCGGCCATCTCGGCCTTTGCCGTGAACAAGCTGCCGCTGCAGTTCGTCAACGCCTTTACCGGGCATGCCGGCGAGGCGCTGCTGACCTACGACCAGGCCACCAACCTGGGCAGCCTGTCCATCGACTTCACCGGAAACAGCTCGGCGGACTTCCTGGTGACCACCGTTGGCCAGGCCGCTGTCACCGACATCGTGGTCTGA
- a CDS encoding TonB-dependent siderophore receptor, whose amino-acid sequence MTPLRPRLPLGLLGLGLALHSSQGLAADSVTLAPVHISQVQDDSGYQAREAQIGGLHSAPLLDTPAAVSVFNRQLLDDRQVRKLSEVLQSDASVGDSYAPIGYYENFNVRGFELNAASSYRINGQTIAGEQNVALENKQQVELLKGLSGLQSGVSEPGGLVNYVTKRAEDVRSITVSSNEQGERYLATDLGGWFGAERQFGLRLNLAHEDIRSYVDHADGKRDFAAVAFDWQINPDAVLELDAEYQHREQFSVPGYQLLGGSQLPHGVDPKDHLAWQSWAKPVQNDSLNLGGRFKYQFNDNWNGTLSASRSKVVIDDYSAFAWGSSEGAFFGGNGDYDIYDFRSPDDTRRIDEAQATLDGRFDALGVSHELTVGTSAQRRTLDQRPGYNEWRGPGNIHAGAPALPPSDKPIRDSERRLDSRQYGLFFSDHITFNEHWQTVIGAREVRLDEKTWKETGEAGRHTRQYQLLPNAALIYKPQADTTLYASYSKGLSAGGTAPWYASNAFEILAPTLSRQLEVGIKRDWQGMSFTAALFQIRQAYQYARPEANTAPTYVQAGQQKNTGLELGASGWVTSKLQIQASAAAIRARVQDSDTDAYEGHQAINVPRLRAALQADYALPVPGLALLGGARYSASKYASQAGNVEVGGYTVFDIGSRYRTQIGGYDTVLRLTVDNLFDKRYWRDVGDYLGDNYLFQGAPRTARLSASVSF is encoded by the coding sequence ATGACCCCGCTTCGCCCTCGCCTGCCCCTTGGCCTGCTCGGCCTGGGCCTAGCCCTGCACAGCAGCCAGGGCCTTGCCGCCGACAGCGTGACCCTGGCCCCGGTGCATATCTCGCAGGTGCAGGACGACAGCGGCTACCAGGCCCGCGAAGCTCAGATCGGCGGCCTGCACAGCGCCCCGCTGCTCGACACTCCCGCTGCGGTCAGCGTGTTCAACCGCCAACTGCTCGACGACCGCCAGGTGCGCAAGCTCAGCGAAGTGCTGCAAAGCGATGCCTCGGTGGGCGATAGCTACGCGCCGATCGGCTACTACGAGAACTTCAACGTGCGCGGCTTCGAGCTCAATGCCGCCAGCAGCTACCGGATCAATGGCCAGACCATCGCCGGCGAGCAGAACGTGGCGCTGGAGAACAAGCAGCAGGTGGAGTTGCTCAAAGGGCTGTCCGGGCTGCAGAGCGGCGTGTCGGAGCCCGGCGGGCTGGTCAACTATGTGACCAAGCGCGCCGAGGACGTGCGCTCGATCACGGTTTCGAGCAACGAGCAGGGCGAACGCTACCTGGCCACCGACCTGGGCGGCTGGTTCGGCGCCGAGCGCCAGTTCGGCCTGCGGCTGAACCTGGCCCATGAAGACATCCGCTCCTACGTCGACCATGCCGACGGCAAGCGCGACTTCGCCGCCGTGGCCTTCGACTGGCAGATCAACCCGGACGCGGTACTGGAGCTGGACGCCGAGTACCAGCACCGCGAGCAGTTCTCGGTGCCAGGCTACCAACTGCTCGGCGGCAGCCAACTACCCCATGGCGTCGATCCCAAGGACCACCTGGCCTGGCAGTCCTGGGCCAAGCCGGTGCAGAACGACTCGCTGAACCTTGGCGGGCGCTTCAAGTACCAGTTCAACGATAACTGGAACGGCACCTTGAGCGCGTCGCGCAGCAAGGTGGTGATCGACGACTACAGTGCGTTTGCCTGGGGTTCGAGCGAAGGTGCCTTCTTTGGCGGCAATGGCGACTACGACATCTATGATTTCCGCAGCCCCGACGATACCCGGCGGATCGATGAGGCACAGGCCACGCTCGATGGACGCTTCGATGCCTTGGGTGTAAGCCACGAACTGACCGTGGGTACCAGCGCGCAACGCCGCACGCTGGATCAGCGGCCTGGCTACAACGAATGGCGAGGCCCCGGAAACATCCACGCCGGCGCGCCCGCACTGCCTCCTTCGGACAAGCCGATTCGCGACAGTGAACGCCGACTGGACAGCCGCCAGTACGGCCTGTTCTTCAGTGACCACATCACGTTCAACGAGCACTGGCAGACTGTAATCGGCGCCCGAGAAGTACGCCTGGACGAGAAAACATGGAAGGAGACCGGTGAAGCCGGCCGTCATACCCGGCAATACCAGCTACTGCCCAACGCCGCCCTGATCTACAAGCCACAAGCGGACACCACGCTGTACGCCAGCTATTCGAAAGGGCTGTCGGCGGGAGGCACGGCGCCCTGGTATGCCAGCAATGCCTTCGAAATCCTCGCCCCCACCCTGTCGCGCCAGCTCGAAGTCGGCATCAAGCGCGACTGGCAGGGCATGAGCTTCACGGCCGCGCTGTTCCAGATCCGCCAGGCTTATCAGTACGCCCGCCCCGAGGCGAACACGGCGCCAACCTATGTGCAGGCCGGCCAGCAGAAAAACACCGGCCTGGAGCTCGGCGCCAGCGGCTGGGTCACCTCTAAGCTGCAGATCCAGGCCAGCGCCGCGGCAATCCGTGCCCGTGTGCAGGACAGCGACACCGACGCCTACGAAGGCCACCAGGCGATCAACGTCCCGCGCCTGCGCGCCGCGTTGCAGGCCGACTATGCCCTGCCGGTACCAGGCCTGGCACTGCTCGGCGGCGCCCGCTACAGCGCCAGCAAGTACGCCAGCCAAGCGGGCAATGTCGAGGTCGGCGGCTATACCGTGTTCGACATCGGCAGCCGCTACCGCACCCAGATCGGTGGCTACGACACCGTGCTGCGCCTGACCGTCGACAACTTGTTCGACAAGCGCTACTGGCGCGACGTGGGCGACTACCTGGGCGACAACTACCTGTTCCAAGGCGCGCCGCGCACGGCCAGGCTATCGGCCTCGGTCAGCTTCTGA
- a CDS encoding crotonase/enoyl-CoA hydratase family protein, with protein sequence MSELITYHAEDGIATLTLNNGKVNAISPDVINAFNAALDRAMEERAVVIITGQPGILSGGYDLKVMTAGPKEAVGLVTAGSTLARRLLSHPFPVIVACPGNAVAKGAFLLLSADYRIGVEGPYKICLNEVQIGMTMHHAGIELARDRLGRAAFQRSVNNAEIFDPQGAREAGFLDKVVAAEQLQETALAAARELKKLNMLAHKNTKLKVRKGLLEALDEAILADQNHLG encoded by the coding sequence ATGAGCGAGCTGATTACCTACCACGCCGAAGACGGCATCGCCACCCTGACCCTGAACAACGGCAAGGTCAACGCCATCTCGCCGGATGTCATCAACGCCTTCAATGCCGCGCTCGACCGCGCCATGGAAGAGCGCGCGGTGGTGATCATCACCGGCCAACCGGGCATTCTTTCCGGCGGCTACGACCTCAAGGTGATGACCGCCGGGCCCAAGGAGGCCGTCGGCCTGGTCACCGCCGGTTCCACCCTGGCCCGTCGCCTGCTGTCGCACCCGTTCCCGGTGATCGTCGCCTGCCCCGGCAACGCCGTGGCCAAGGGCGCCTTCCTGCTGCTGTCGGCCGACTACCGCATCGGCGTCGAAGGGCCGTACAAGATCTGCCTGAACGAAGTGCAGATCGGCATGACCATGCACCACGCCGGCATCGAGCTGGCCCGTGACCGCCTGGGCCGCGCAGCCTTCCAGCGCTCAGTCAACAATGCCGAGATCTTCGACCCGCAGGGCGCCCGCGAAGCCGGCTTCCTCGACAAGGTGGTGGCGGCCGAGCAATTGCAGGAAACCGCCCTGGCCGCAGCCCGCGAACTGAAGAAACTGAACATGCTGGCGCACAAGAACACCAAGCTGAAAGTGCGCAAGGGGCTGTTGGAAGCCCTGGACGAGGCGATCCTGGCCGACCAGAACCACCTCGGCTGA
- a CDS encoding type I secretion system permease/ATPase, whose product MGCFTALINLLMLVPSIYMLQVYDRVLSSQNTTTLWMLTLMVIGFFVYIGALEAVRSFIVIRVGNQLEKSFNLKVYRAAFERNLRQRDGAAGQALGDLTQLRQFITGPALFAFFDAPWFPIYLAVIFVFNVWLGVMATVGALLLIALALLNERMTHATLAEASGFQQQSTQLAGSQLQSAESIQAMGMLGALRQRWFSLHGRFLDLQNKASDTSAVITATSKGLRLCLQSLVLGLGALLVIEGQMTPGMMIAGSILMGRVLAPIDQLIAVWKQWSGAQLAYQRLDDLLREHPEPPTPMPLPAPSGQLSVEQISAGPPGRDQATLQQVHFSLAAGELLGVLGASGSGKSTLAKVLVGVWPTLGGHVRLDGAELSQWDREALGPHIGYLPQNIELLRGSIAENIARFGALDSHQVVEAARLAGVHELILRLPQGYDTRLGEAGVDLSGGQKQRIALARALYGNPRLIVLDEPNSNLDSHGESALASALVQLKAQGRTVVLVTHRSAALAQADKLLVMNEGRMQGFGPARDILHAMGQAQAQRPLQAGGGA is encoded by the coding sequence GTGGGTTGTTTCACGGCCTTGATCAACTTGCTCATGCTGGTGCCGTCGATTTATATGCTTCAAGTGTACGACCGTGTCCTGAGTTCGCAGAACACGACAACTTTGTGGATGCTGACCCTGATGGTGATCGGCTTCTTCGTGTATATCGGCGCGCTGGAAGCGGTGCGCAGTTTCATTGTCATCCGGGTGGGTAACCAGCTGGAAAAAAGTTTCAACCTCAAGGTCTATCGCGCCGCCTTCGAACGCAACTTGCGCCAGCGTGATGGTGCCGCCGGGCAGGCCTTGGGCGACCTCACCCAATTGCGCCAGTTCATCACCGGCCCGGCGTTGTTCGCCTTCTTCGATGCGCCCTGGTTTCCGATCTACCTGGCGGTGATCTTCGTCTTCAACGTCTGGCTCGGGGTGATGGCCACGGTCGGCGCGCTGCTGCTGATCGCCCTGGCGCTGCTCAACGAGCGCATGACCCACGCCACCCTGGCCGAGGCCAGCGGCTTCCAGCAGCAATCGACGCAACTGGCCGGCAGCCAGTTGCAAAGCGCCGAAAGCATCCAGGCCATGGGCATGCTCGGCGCGCTGCGCCAACGCTGGTTCAGCCTGCACGGGCGGTTCCTCGACCTGCAGAACAAGGCCAGCGACACCTCGGCGGTGATCACCGCCACCAGCAAGGGCCTGCGCCTGTGCCTGCAATCGCTGGTGCTGGGGCTGGGCGCGCTGCTGGTGATCGAGGGGCAGATGACCCCGGGCATGATGATCGCCGGTTCCATCCTCATGGGCCGGGTGCTGGCGCCGATCGATCAGTTGATCGCGGTGTGGAAGCAATGGAGCGGCGCCCAGTTGGCCTACCAACGCCTGGATGACTTGCTGCGCGAGCACCCCGAACCGCCGACGCCGATGCCCTTGCCGGCGCCGAGCGGGCAACTGAGCGTAGAGCAGATCAGCGCCGGCCCACCCGGACGCGACCAGGCGACCTTGCAGCAGGTGCACTTCAGCCTGGCGGCGGGGGAATTGTTGGGCGTGCTGGGGGCCTCGGGCTCGGGCAAGTCGACCCTGGCCAAGGTGCTGGTCGGCGTGTGGCCGACCCTCGGCGGCCACGTGCGCCTCGATGGCGCCGAACTCAGCCAGTGGGACCGCGAGGCCCTTGGTCCGCACATTGGCTACCTGCCACAGAACATCGAACTGCTGCGTGGCAGCATCGCCGAGAACATCGCCCGCTTCGGCGCGCTGGACAGCCACCAGGTGGTCGAGGCGGCACGCCTGGCGGGGGTGCATGAGCTGATCCTGCGCCTGCCCCAGGGCTACGACACACGCCTGGGCGAGGCGGGTGTCGACCTGTCTGGCGGGCAGAAGCAGCGCATCGCCCTGGCGCGCGCGTTGTACGGCAACCCCAGGTTGATCGTGCTCGACGAGCCCAACTCGAACCTCGACAGCCACGGCGAGTCGGCCCTGGCCAGTGCGCTGGTCCAGCTCAAGGCCCAGGGCCGCACCGTGGTGCTGGTTACCCACCGCAGCGCGGCGTTGGCCCAGGCCGACAAGTTGCTGGTGATGAACGAAGGCCGCATGCAGGGCTTCGGCCCGGCACGGGACATTCTCCACGCCATGGGCCAGGCCCAGGCGCAACGACCGCTGCAGGCCGGAGGTGGCGCATGA